The following proteins are co-located in the Vigna angularis cultivar LongXiaoDou No.4 chromosome 2, ASM1680809v1, whole genome shotgun sequence genome:
- the LOC108327100 gene encoding protein cornichon homolog 1, with translation MGLELFFWLIICFPFHIVFLASTFYQVLMLTDLEADFINPYDASSRINYFIVPEFIGQGLLCAFCLLTGHWIMFLLTVPVTCYHVMLYMKQQHLIDVTEVFRALNSEKKFRLAKLAYYLTIIIITVFRLVLMLVYYLDSEDE, from the exons ATGGGTTTGGAGTTGTTCTTTTGGCTTATCATTTGTTTCCCTTTCCACATCGTTTTTTTAGCCTCAACGTTCTACCAG GTTTTGATGCTGACTGACTTAGAAGCCGATTTTATCAACCCATATGATGCTTCATCAAGGATTAATTACTTCATCGTTCCTGAGTTTATTGGGCAGGGATTGTTGTGCGCTTTCTGCCTTTTAACAGGTCACTGGATCATGTTTTTGTTGACGGTTCCTGTTACATGCTACCATGTGATGCT GTACATGAAACAGCAGCATCTCATCGATGTTACTGAAGTGTTTAGAGCACTTAACTCTGAGAAGAAATTTCGCTTGGCCAAACTTGCGTATTACTTAACAATCATCATTATAACTGTCTTCAG GCTTGTATTGATGCTTGTCTACTATTTAGATTCTGAAGATGAATGA